Proteins from a genomic interval of Zingiber officinale cultivar Zhangliang chromosome 1B, Zo_v1.1, whole genome shotgun sequence:
- the LOC121985789 gene encoding ethylene receptor 2-like isoform X1: MLRALCHGVLIFSLLLFASASEIGYPRCNCDGDSFWNVENIFQCQKVSDFLIASAYFSIPLELLYFATCSNIFPFKWIVIQFGAFIVLCGLTHLLNVFTYGPHSFLLMLSLTVSKFFTALVSFATAITLLTLIPQLLRVKVRENFLRIKARELDREVVLMKKQEEASWHVRMLTQEIRKSLDRHTILYTTMVELSKTLGLHNCAVWMPDEHKKEMYLTHELRLQSTSNLYRRSVPIDDPDIIEIIGTKSMKILSIDSLLGSASSEDMVHPGEVAAIRMPMLNASNFKGGTPEVVEARYAILALVVPRDASRNWNDQEQEIVEVVADQVAVALSHADVLEESQMMREKLAQQNRDLLQARQNTLRASEARNQFQVAMSQGMRRPINSILGLLSMLQQEQLSPEQRLVVDTITKSGSVVSTLINDVMEISRINSERISLVMRPFHLHSMIREAVTAARCLCDSKGFYFGFQVENEVPNQVVGDEKRIFHVIQYMVGTVLSGYDKGGSLMFRVMGYDGLIDKEEQECSSWKLNFSDGYGYVKFEIGVRKLDIKSSSSLSLQHSKMADSGGLEVGLSFRMFKNLVQMMQGNIWELKNSQGLTESITLVLRFQLQHLAQVPEGRELHSASSTPNFKGLRVLLAESDNVNRAVTRKLLEKMGCRVSSVGSGTQCLSSFGAPITPYQLIVLDLHMPQMDGFEIATKIRKFRSRSWPLIVALSASAEGDIWDKCLQSGMNGMVRKPITLLSMGEELYRVLHNS; encoded by the exons ATGTTAAGAGCATTGTGCCATGGAGTGCTGATCTTTTCCCTGCTATTGTTTGCATCTGCCAGTGAGATAGGATACCCACGATGCAACTGCGATGGGGACAGCTTTTGGAATGTTGAGAACATTTTCCAGTGCCAAAAAGTGAGTGACTTTTTGATTGCTTCAGCTTACTTCTCCATTCCACTCGAACTCTTGTACTTTGCCACATGTTCCAATATATTCCCCTTCAAATGGATTGTCATACAGTTTGGAGCCTTTATTGTTCTATGTGGATTGACACATTTGTTAAATGTGTTCACATACGGGCCCCACTCGTTCCTTCTGATGCTAAGCTTGACAGTTTCTAAATTCTTTACTGCTCTTGTATCATTTGCCACAGCGATAACCCTCTTAACCTTGATACCTCAGCTCTTGAGGGTCAAGGTGAGGGAAAACTTCCTGAGAATAAAAGCACGGGAACTAGACAGGGAAGTTGTCCTAATGAAGAAACAGGAAGAGGCTAGTTGGCATGTAAGAATGCTTACTCAAGAGATTCGCAAATCACTGGACCGGCATACCATCTTATATACGACTATGGTTGAGTTATCAAAGACATTGGGCCTGCATAATTGTGCAGTATGGATGCCGGATGAGCATAAAAAGGAGATGTACCTAACTCATGAACTAAGGTTACAAAGCACCTCTAATCTGTACCGACGTTCTGTTCCTATTGATGACCCAGATATAATAGAAATTATAGGGACTAAGAGCATGAAAATTCTAAGCATTGACTCTCTACTGGGTTCTGCAAGTAGTGAAGACATGGTTCATCCTGGAGAAGTGGCAGCCATTCGCATGCCAATGCTAAATGCCTCCAATTTCAAAGGTGGAACACCTGAAGTTGTTGAAGCAAGATATGCTATACTTGCTCTTGTTGTCCCTAGGGATGCTTCAAGGAATTGGAATGATCAGGAACAAGAGATAGTTGAGGTGGTTGCAGATCAAGTTGCTGTTGCCCTTTCTCATGCTGATGTTTTAGAGGAGTCacaaatgatgagagagaagctAGCACAACAGAATCGAGATCTGCTTCAGGCAAGACAGAACACTTTAAGAGCAAGTGAAGCAAGGAATCAATTCCAAGTTGCCATGAGCCAGGGAATGAGAAGACCCATAAATTCCATCTTGGGTTTGTTGTCCATGTTGCAACAAGAACAGTTAAGCCCTGAACAAAGACTTGTTGTTGATACTATCACAAAAAGTGGTAGTGTAGTTTCGACATTGATCAATGATGTGATGGAAATTTCTAGAATAAACAGTGAGCGAATATCTTTGGTAATGAGACCTTTCCACCTGCATTCTATGATTAGGGAAGCTGTTACTGCTGCAAGATGTCTTTGTGATTCGAAGGGATTTTACTTTGGGTTTCAAGTGGAAAATGAAGTGCCTAATCAAGTTGTTGGTGATGAGAAGCGAATTTTTCACGTGATACAGTATATGGTCGGTACTGTGTTGAGTGGATATGATAAAGGAGGTTCTCTAATGTTTCGGGTTATGGGGTATGATGGACTCATAGACAAAGAGGAACAGGAATGCTCTTCTTGGAAATTGAACTTTTCTGATGGGTATGGTTATGTGAAGTTTGAAATTGGAGTGAGAAAATTGGATATTAAAAGCTCTAGTTCATTGTCACTTCAGCACTCTAAGATGGCTGATTCTGGAGGTTTGGAGGTGGGCCTTAGCTTTAGAATGTTCAAGAATCTAGTTCAG ATGATGCAAGGAAATATCTGGGAACTCAAGAACTCCCAAGGCCTCACGGAAAGCATAACACTTGTTCTCCGATTCCAATTGCAGCATTTGGCACAAGTGCCAGAGGGCAGAGAGTTGCATTCTGCATCTTCCACTCCAAATTTCAAAGGCCTCAGAGTTCTGCTAGCTGAGAGCGACAATGTCAACAGAGCCGTGACTCGTAAACTACTTGAGAAAATGGGTTGCCGTGTCTCATCTGTGGGCTCTGGAACCCAATGCCTTAGCTCATTTGGCGCCCCAATCACACCCTATCAACTCATAGTGTTAGACCTTCACATGCCCCAAATGGATGGGTTTGAAATTGCAACAAAAATTAGGAAGTTCAGGAGCAGGTCTTGGCCTTTGATTGTGGCTTTATCTGCAAGTGCAGAGGGTGATATATGGGATAAGTGTTTGCAGTCTGGGATGAATGGAATGGTAAGAAAACCCATAACATTACTGTCGATGGGAGAGGAATTGTACAGGGTCCTTCATAATTCATAG
- the LOC121985789 gene encoding ethylene receptor 2-like isoform X3, which produces MLSLTVSKFFTALVSFATAITLLTLIPQLLRVKVRENFLRIKARELDREVVLMKKQEEASWHVRMLTQEIRKSLDRHTILYTTMVELSKTLGLHNCAVWMPDEHKKEMYLTHELRLQSTSNLYRRSVPIDDPDIIEIIGTKSMKILSIDSLLGSASSEDMVHPGEVAAIRMPMLNASNFKGGTPEVVEARYAILALVVPRDASRNWNDQEQEIVEVVADQVAVALSHADVLEESQMMREKLAQQNRDLLQARQNTLRASEARNQFQVAMSQGMRRPINSILGLLSMLQQEQLSPEQRLVVDTITKSGSVVSTLINDVMEISRINSERISLVMRPFHLHSMIREAVTAARCLCDSKGFYFGFQVENEVPNQVVGDEKRIFHVIQYMVGTVLSGYDKGGSLMFRVMGYDGLIDKEEQECSSWKLNFSDGYGYVKFEIGVRKLDIKSSSSLSLQHSKMADSGGLEVGLSFRMFKNLVQMMQGNIWELKNSQGLTESITLVLRFQLQHLAQVPEGRELHSASSTPNFKGLRVLLAESDNVNRAVTRKLLEKMGCRVSSVGSGTQCLSSFGAPITPYQLIVLDLHMPQMDGFEIATKIRKFRSRSWPLIVALSASAEGDIWDKCLQSGMNGMVRKPITLLSMGEELYRVLHNS; this is translated from the exons ATGCTAAGCTTGACAGTTTCTAAATTCTTTACTGCTCTTGTATCATTTGCCACAGCGATAACCCTCTTAACCTTGATACCTCAGCTCTTGAGGGTCAAGGTGAGGGAAAACTTCCTGAGAATAAAAGCACGGGAACTAGACAGGGAAGTTGTCCTAATGAAGAAACAGGAAGAGGCTAGTTGGCATGTAAGAATGCTTACTCAAGAGATTCGCAAATCACTGGACCGGCATACCATCTTATATACGACTATGGTTGAGTTATCAAAGACATTGGGCCTGCATAATTGTGCAGTATGGATGCCGGATGAGCATAAAAAGGAGATGTACCTAACTCATGAACTAAGGTTACAAAGCACCTCTAATCTGTACCGACGTTCTGTTCCTATTGATGACCCAGATATAATAGAAATTATAGGGACTAAGAGCATGAAAATTCTAAGCATTGACTCTCTACTGGGTTCTGCAAGTAGTGAAGACATGGTTCATCCTGGAGAAGTGGCAGCCATTCGCATGCCAATGCTAAATGCCTCCAATTTCAAAGGTGGAACACCTGAAGTTGTTGAAGCAAGATATGCTATACTTGCTCTTGTTGTCCCTAGGGATGCTTCAAGGAATTGGAATGATCAGGAACAAGAGATAGTTGAGGTGGTTGCAGATCAAGTTGCTGTTGCCCTTTCTCATGCTGATGTTTTAGAGGAGTCacaaatgatgagagagaagctAGCACAACAGAATCGAGATCTGCTTCAGGCAAGACAGAACACTTTAAGAGCAAGTGAAGCAAGGAATCAATTCCAAGTTGCCATGAGCCAGGGAATGAGAAGACCCATAAATTCCATCTTGGGTTTGTTGTCCATGTTGCAACAAGAACAGTTAAGCCCTGAACAAAGACTTGTTGTTGATACTATCACAAAAAGTGGTAGTGTAGTTTCGACATTGATCAATGATGTGATGGAAATTTCTAGAATAAACAGTGAGCGAATATCTTTGGTAATGAGACCTTTCCACCTGCATTCTATGATTAGGGAAGCTGTTACTGCTGCAAGATGTCTTTGTGATTCGAAGGGATTTTACTTTGGGTTTCAAGTGGAAAATGAAGTGCCTAATCAAGTTGTTGGTGATGAGAAGCGAATTTTTCACGTGATACAGTATATGGTCGGTACTGTGTTGAGTGGATATGATAAAGGAGGTTCTCTAATGTTTCGGGTTATGGGGTATGATGGACTCATAGACAAAGAGGAACAGGAATGCTCTTCTTGGAAATTGAACTTTTCTGATGGGTATGGTTATGTGAAGTTTGAAATTGGAGTGAGAAAATTGGATATTAAAAGCTCTAGTTCATTGTCACTTCAGCACTCTAAGATGGCTGATTCTGGAGGTTTGGAGGTGGGCCTTAGCTTTAGAATGTTCAAGAATCTAGTTCAG ATGATGCAAGGAAATATCTGGGAACTCAAGAACTCCCAAGGCCTCACGGAAAGCATAACACTTGTTCTCCGATTCCAATTGCAGCATTTGGCACAAGTGCCAGAGGGCAGAGAGTTGCATTCTGCATCTTCCACTCCAAATTTCAAAGGCCTCAGAGTTCTGCTAGCTGAGAGCGACAATGTCAACAGAGCCGTGACTCGTAAACTACTTGAGAAAATGGGTTGCCGTGTCTCATCTGTGGGCTCTGGAACCCAATGCCTTAGCTCATTTGGCGCCCCAATCACACCCTATCAACTCATAGTGTTAGACCTTCACATGCCCCAAATGGATGGGTTTGAAATTGCAACAAAAATTAGGAAGTTCAGGAGCAGGTCTTGGCCTTTGATTGTGGCTTTATCTGCAAGTGCAGAGGGTGATATATGGGATAAGTGTTTGCAGTCTGGGATGAATGGAATGGTAAGAAAACCCATAACATTACTGTCGATGGGAGAGGAATTGTACAGGGTCCTTCATAATTCATAG
- the LOC121985789 gene encoding ethylene receptor 2-like isoform X2, whose protein sequence is MLRALCHGVLIFSLLLFASASEIGYPRCNCDGDSFWNVENIFQCQKFGAFIVLCGLTHLLNVFTYGPHSFLLMLSLTVSKFFTALVSFATAITLLTLIPQLLRVKVRENFLRIKARELDREVVLMKKQEEASWHVRMLTQEIRKSLDRHTILYTTMVELSKTLGLHNCAVWMPDEHKKEMYLTHELRLQSTSNLYRRSVPIDDPDIIEIIGTKSMKILSIDSLLGSASSEDMVHPGEVAAIRMPMLNASNFKGGTPEVVEARYAILALVVPRDASRNWNDQEQEIVEVVADQVAVALSHADVLEESQMMREKLAQQNRDLLQARQNTLRASEARNQFQVAMSQGMRRPINSILGLLSMLQQEQLSPEQRLVVDTITKSGSVVSTLINDVMEISRINSERISLVMRPFHLHSMIREAVTAARCLCDSKGFYFGFQVENEVPNQVVGDEKRIFHVIQYMVGTVLSGYDKGGSLMFRVMGYDGLIDKEEQECSSWKLNFSDGYGYVKFEIGVRKLDIKSSSSLSLQHSKMADSGGLEVGLSFRMFKNLVQMMQGNIWELKNSQGLTESITLVLRFQLQHLAQVPEGRELHSASSTPNFKGLRVLLAESDNVNRAVTRKLLEKMGCRVSSVGSGTQCLSSFGAPITPYQLIVLDLHMPQMDGFEIATKIRKFRSRSWPLIVALSASAEGDIWDKCLQSGMNGMVRKPITLLSMGEELYRVLHNS, encoded by the exons ATGTTAAGAGCATTGTGCCATGGAGTGCTGATCTTTTCCCTGCTATTGTTTGCATCTGCCAGTGAGATAGGATACCCACGATGCAACTGCGATGGGGACAGCTTTTGGAATGTTGAGAACATTTTCCAGTGCCAAAAA TTTGGAGCCTTTATTGTTCTATGTGGATTGACACATTTGTTAAATGTGTTCACATACGGGCCCCACTCGTTCCTTCTGATGCTAAGCTTGACAGTTTCTAAATTCTTTACTGCTCTTGTATCATTTGCCACAGCGATAACCCTCTTAACCTTGATACCTCAGCTCTTGAGGGTCAAGGTGAGGGAAAACTTCCTGAGAATAAAAGCACGGGAACTAGACAGGGAAGTTGTCCTAATGAAGAAACAGGAAGAGGCTAGTTGGCATGTAAGAATGCTTACTCAAGAGATTCGCAAATCACTGGACCGGCATACCATCTTATATACGACTATGGTTGAGTTATCAAAGACATTGGGCCTGCATAATTGTGCAGTATGGATGCCGGATGAGCATAAAAAGGAGATGTACCTAACTCATGAACTAAGGTTACAAAGCACCTCTAATCTGTACCGACGTTCTGTTCCTATTGATGACCCAGATATAATAGAAATTATAGGGACTAAGAGCATGAAAATTCTAAGCATTGACTCTCTACTGGGTTCTGCAAGTAGTGAAGACATGGTTCATCCTGGAGAAGTGGCAGCCATTCGCATGCCAATGCTAAATGCCTCCAATTTCAAAGGTGGAACACCTGAAGTTGTTGAAGCAAGATATGCTATACTTGCTCTTGTTGTCCCTAGGGATGCTTCAAGGAATTGGAATGATCAGGAACAAGAGATAGTTGAGGTGGTTGCAGATCAAGTTGCTGTTGCCCTTTCTCATGCTGATGTTTTAGAGGAGTCacaaatgatgagagagaagctAGCACAACAGAATCGAGATCTGCTTCAGGCAAGACAGAACACTTTAAGAGCAAGTGAAGCAAGGAATCAATTCCAAGTTGCCATGAGCCAGGGAATGAGAAGACCCATAAATTCCATCTTGGGTTTGTTGTCCATGTTGCAACAAGAACAGTTAAGCCCTGAACAAAGACTTGTTGTTGATACTATCACAAAAAGTGGTAGTGTAGTTTCGACATTGATCAATGATGTGATGGAAATTTCTAGAATAAACAGTGAGCGAATATCTTTGGTAATGAGACCTTTCCACCTGCATTCTATGATTAGGGAAGCTGTTACTGCTGCAAGATGTCTTTGTGATTCGAAGGGATTTTACTTTGGGTTTCAAGTGGAAAATGAAGTGCCTAATCAAGTTGTTGGTGATGAGAAGCGAATTTTTCACGTGATACAGTATATGGTCGGTACTGTGTTGAGTGGATATGATAAAGGAGGTTCTCTAATGTTTCGGGTTATGGGGTATGATGGACTCATAGACAAAGAGGAACAGGAATGCTCTTCTTGGAAATTGAACTTTTCTGATGGGTATGGTTATGTGAAGTTTGAAATTGGAGTGAGAAAATTGGATATTAAAAGCTCTAGTTCATTGTCACTTCAGCACTCTAAGATGGCTGATTCTGGAGGTTTGGAGGTGGGCCTTAGCTTTAGAATGTTCAAGAATCTAGTTCAG ATGATGCAAGGAAATATCTGGGAACTCAAGAACTCCCAAGGCCTCACGGAAAGCATAACACTTGTTCTCCGATTCCAATTGCAGCATTTGGCACAAGTGCCAGAGGGCAGAGAGTTGCATTCTGCATCTTCCACTCCAAATTTCAAAGGCCTCAGAGTTCTGCTAGCTGAGAGCGACAATGTCAACAGAGCCGTGACTCGTAAACTACTTGAGAAAATGGGTTGCCGTGTCTCATCTGTGGGCTCTGGAACCCAATGCCTTAGCTCATTTGGCGCCCCAATCACACCCTATCAACTCATAGTGTTAGACCTTCACATGCCCCAAATGGATGGGTTTGAAATTGCAACAAAAATTAGGAAGTTCAGGAGCAGGTCTTGGCCTTTGATTGTGGCTTTATCTGCAAGTGCAGAGGGTGATATATGGGATAAGTGTTTGCAGTCTGGGATGAATGGAATGGTAAGAAAACCCATAACATTACTGTCGATGGGAGAGGAATTGTACAGGGTCCTTCATAATTCATAG